A portion of the Pithys albifrons albifrons isolate INPA30051 chromosome 1, PitAlb_v1, whole genome shotgun sequence genome contains these proteins:
- the UBL3 gene encoding ubiquitin-like protein 3, with the protein MSSSVPADMINLRLILVSGKTKEFLFSPNDSAADIAKHVYDNWPMDWEEEQVSSPNILRLIYQGRFLHGNVTLGALKLPFGKTTVMHLVARETLPEPNSQGQRNREKTGESNCCVIL; encoded by the exons aTAAATTTGCGCCTCATCTTGGTAAGCGGGAAAACAAAAGAGTTCCTATTTTCACCGAATGACTCTGCTGCAGATATTGCAAAACATGTGTATGACAACTGGCCGATGG ACTGGGAAGAAGAACAAGTCAGCAGTCCAAATATCTTGCGGCTTATTTATCAAGGGAGGTTTCTTCATGGCAATGTGACATTAGGAG CATTAAAACTTCCTTTTGGCAAAACAACTGTGATGCATTTGGTGGCTAGAGAGACATTGCCAGAGCCAAACTCTCAAG GTCAAAGGAACCGTGAAAAAACTGGAGAAAGCAATTGCTGTGTAATCCTGTAA